CGGGGGGCGTGCAGTCGGTCGACCGGGCGCTGCGGATCCTGGAGATCCTGGCCCGCTCGGGGGAGTCGGGGGTCACCGACATCGCCGGGGCGCTCGAGGTCCACAAGAGCACGGCGTTCCGGCTGGTGGCGACCCTGGAGCAGCACGGCCTCGTCGAGCAGGTCGAGGGGCGGGGGAAGTACCGCCTCGGCGTCGGGCTGCTCCGCCTCGCCGGTGCGACCAGCGCCCGGCTCGACGTCGTGCAGGAGGCGCGGCCGCTGTGCAAGCAGCTGGCCGCCGACACGGGCGAGACCGTCAACATCGCGACGCTGAGCGGCGGCAGCGCGCTCTACCTCGACCAGGTGGCCGGCCCCAGCGCGCTGCAGCCCCACAACTGGGTGGGCCAGCACATCCC
This genomic interval from Nocardioides scoriae contains the following:
- a CDS encoding IclR family transcriptional regulator, translating into MSNAEVESPAAGGVQSVDRALRILEILARSGESGVTDIAGALEVHKSTAFRLVATLEQHGLVEQVEGRGKYRLGVGLLRLAGATSARLDVVQEARPLCKQLAADTGETVNIATLSGGSALYLDQVAGPSALQPHNWVGQHIPLHATSNGKVLMAWLDDAELKRLLGGLPSYTGLTITSRSALRKELEVVRDQGYALAVDELEVGLAAIAAPVRNAHGDVICSLSVSGPTFRLTDERMGTVVPMLLEAADELSHRLGWGHR